The sequence aaacaaaaatcagaaaaataagaaaaaatcataatatgGTATCGACAACCGCAGTTGATCCAAAAAAGCGACATACACGAAGGAGTGAACCTTACGTGAATCGAACACGTATCTTCTAACATGGAGTCAGgtatgctaccattgcaccacaaattcatcGTACCACAATTCATTTACACCTCTTCCTAATAACATTGTATCGAAATAtcaaaatgaaatgtactatctCGTAAACAGACTCTATTCTCAAGGCAAGTTAATATAGCTACTTTAATGTTTTCGTGGTTCAAGTATAAAGAGATAAATTACACAAATTTCCATTTCGtcattgacttttttttttttttttgactcaggGTCTTGACAACTCGAATATCTTTGCCAGGCTTTCCCACGGCCAAAAGACGACGCCTCTTGAGGAGGGAGACGACAAGACCgaatctcttgaagaagaatccGAAGAGGAAGAAAGTTCGAGATCCGGTGGTGAGAGGAGCATTACTGAATACAACAGCGAGTCTTCTTCTAGTGGGCCCACAAATAAGTCGGTGAGTTTTCCATACCCTTTTATTTTAGGCCATTTATTCGGAATAAATACTCAATCGGTGTTATCACAGGAAGAAGCCGTCGaagataaccctgagatggagattcatCACGATGAAGATGTGGTTTTGTCTCCGATCATGGAAGTCGTACCTGCTAGCAATCCGGAGATGGAGATTGGTCGTCGTGAAGGTGTTGTCATGCTTCGGATGCCCGAAAACGCTCTCGTGGCTGCATGTGCGATTGTTGTCAAGGAATCCCTGCCGGTTGTGGGATCAACCGCATGTGCCATTTTCGACCCTCCATTTTTGACTCCTCATGTGCTGATCGGAGGTTTCAGCGTACCAGTTAAGTATGAGGCgctgtataccaagatatgggaaagataTAGACATATCGCCACATCCAAAAAGATCACTAGCCGATTTGTGCTGGTCAAGCGCGTGGAAGAAGTTTTATCTTCGATTTAtaacatgtgcaatgtgactggccatactgtttcCGAAGATGTAATCTCAAGCTGAAAATTTCACCGGGATGTGTGTGTGGGCTTTGAGTTCAAtgtctcctggttctgtgaaggtaTTTATGAGGTCCAATGGTTGCAGGCTGAAGCGGCTGACGGtccttccgcggatttgattaatcaacaggaggcggaagtcgagaagttgtcccaggagttgaagATGAAACAGGCGGCCCTCCAAAACGCGAAGGaggctttctctaagaagagcaagccattggtGAATGATTTTCCTTGACTATCTTCTGTCTTCTGGACTTCTttttgcttaggttttttttttaaaggcaaatgaaacgcctagtttatagtttgattcttttttttttttttagatttttggattgatagataattgttacctatgagggttttggattattctttggaatgaattttagAATAATGCCGTTTTGATCATGACTGCTAGTAGCACAaatattccaggagagtcatggaaccgtgaatgttgtatgacgatagaaagtatgggatgaaatttTGGGGATAACATGGCTGTCGGTTCCTATTATCaacgtgaaaacttgaagtagaagaTTATGTACTTTGTCTAACAAGACTTGCTTGCTTTtagggtctcccaacaaaatggatcttccgggCGTAAGTCTGAGTTTTGTGGACGACACCGTTGTgactgtgagaagtccccagCCATTCCTCATCGCATGATAACTGTCAACTGAGTCGTTGAACCCTGggtcgtttgcttctaccatcttgatatcCGGGTTAAAGAATGAAATTTGGAATTGgaagttgatattgtaaccgagagattaatctcccactgtggttgccaattgtttgtgggtgaaaacggtttctgctgattttggtaaattcgtgtgtgtgaatgagaaacgagtctaaaccctaaacaatgtacaacacgagagtacttttgattcgagagatcaatctgtacaaatctggtctaaaccaagaaatggccgttccatacttgcttcggtcacaaaatgaaggagaagggttggtcttagggagggaagcgaagaaagtgttgagaccaaaatcgtcgttctggaagtgtgggtgttttgtgacttgtatcagaaaattggactgcctagctgaatgaaaaagcaatcaggtgatttctgaatgttgtattgttctcctgatccaaaaacttgtttttcccTGTTGAGGGTGGTGTGATTCGAACCCAACACGTTGTGTGCGTTAGGTGAATGCTCCACCATTGAGACATGGTTGATGTCTTGAATATTTTCGTGGAAatcatgtagcactttgctacgtgtgggaagttgaaattgagaggcttgccgcaggtaaataacatgtgatgctattaggctcgtcttggctggtcgcctaaaacttgccacaagcttgccggcttggtggcgaacttcgatggctgagattgcatcttatgaaataagggtagccgttgattgatgctaccttgtgttggtgcctgaagatggcgcagtggcgtttttggtgcacaccagtggcaatgtggcatggctggcatggctcgtgcatgctagtggcacagTGGCGCAAGTGGCGCCTGGTATAGCCATGGATATgtccactttgagagtgatgtagccataaatatTTCCGAGCGATCCTTTAAGGTctttgattgagatgggatcacgactagcttcttatcgagtgatgcctgcggctccgagggttttcagtggaatgatgttgatggcggtgtcagcatcgatcaacattcttccggattcatttcctctgagatggattGTGGTAACTAGTCCCTAGTCGTGCATATccttgtggatgaaggttcaaggagtattttcgGGATGGACACACAATGTAATTTGGTGATGTGAATATGTCTTTCCTccgtgccttagacagatagagcaattcacagatatgctcgatcaacgattgaactgcttctttgactggttgttcagaaaatgtaaaggttctgactggaagaggattcttgtgtactcctttagCCCCCAattgaagctattatggatcaaccttctctttgaaaatattgCAGTCACCTGTTGGATGATTGGTGAACTTATGAAGGCAGCAGTACCTGGgattattcatttcttcttcagttggatgTCTCctgatgaacaacaatttgattgcaccatcttgaacccagacttccattaagtcgatcactccttcatgagaagagagaagttgagtctgtctgatcatttccccgttcgttgatatcgggttgaggtttgtgcatttcaggattggttatcctttctgtGCACTTCCGCAGGATcatgagagattggagaagtattCTTCTGCTGTGGTGCTTcggctttccttttgcttccttcagcaacaacgttcatggaaggttagaggttgtattgtctgttgaagagacgctgagtatcacgaggttctcagtctaggtctttctctttcAAGTAAAGCatgtgcagtagtcgctgatcgtctgGCTGTTTCATGAAGCTCTGTGAAAttctggaaccagagattttctatcaaggctctatagaccgggatcattccgttgatgcacaagtccaccaattatTGCTCAGTAACaataggatcatgacaatccaaaacttgaattctgaacttcttcacgtagtcgttcggattttcagtattcttctgagccatccttcctaagtcggaaagggtaacttgctcagaaaaaagaagtatttcctgtagaaagcgttaatcatttctTCCCAATTCGATatgctccctggtgcgatgttgttgtaccaagtatatgctcgactcgtcagggattttgaaaactctttcagacggacaacatggttgtgttcatacTCTCCTAAGGCTTCCAAGAATcgggaaacatgttctcgagcattccccgttccattgtagagcgtgaatgttggagaagtgtatccctttgggagagggattctttgcgtagaagcggggtatggaggttgatgacggtgcacgGACGGTGTATGGCCCTTTCcacgattctccataaaacgttccaggtcctcacgagtgatgaaaccagcgGGTTCTGCAGCTTTGTGGGCCTCGTCATCGtcgtggactggaataacttcaggaTCCGTGCTTAGAtatgtttccttgtcttttcctttctcctgagttttgtctgaaatcttgtcagtaagagttttgaggtagttacatagctccttctgagtagcagccatatcagtttgatttttggcgagaacttcctggactttcatgagatcgaAGATAGTGGGCGGATTTTTTCTGACTTCCTCAGGATGTCGGACaaaaagaggatgattttcgacattggCTCGAGGAGGAGgagtgtcaccaccattgttggaagcaggaatggtttcttgGATACCATCATTGTTGCTGTTGCTAGCGATgttcgcgttaggatttgtaactgcacctgacctaagatcaaccgtTTTGCGAAAatgtgatattgcaaccgagagattgatctcccaccgtggtcgccaatctgtggatggggaaaaac is a genomic window of Papaver somniferum cultivar HN1 unplaced genomic scaffold, ASM357369v1 unplaced-scaffold_137, whole genome shotgun sequence containing:
- the LOC113334934 gene encoding uncharacterized protein LOC113334934, which translates into the protein MESDSILKGLDNSNIFARLSHGQKTTPLEEGDDKTESLEEESEEEESSRSGGERSITEYNSESSSSGPTNKSEEAVEDNPEMEIHHDEDVVLSPIMEVVPASNPEMEIGRREGVVMLRMPENALVAACAIVVKESLPVVGSTACAIFDPPFLTPHVLIGGFSVPVKYEALYTKIWERYRHIATSKKITSRFVLVKRVEEVLSSIYNMCNVTGHTVSEDVISS